The DNA sequence ACAAATTTGTGGAGCTTGCTTCTAACGATTGCAGCGTATCAGGAAAAATCTTACCACTTAGCAAATCTCCTGAATAAATTACCATAGTATCTGCAAAGATACCGTTAAGCCCACAACTGTATGAACATTGTGATTTGAGTCCACTAAGAAGGATGTCATCCCAGTGCCTCTATGGTGTCATTCCAGTGCTTGACACTGGAATCTAGAAAAAAAGAAGCTGGATCCCAGTGTCTGGGCACTGGGATGACATCCTTCTTAGTGGACTCAAATTGCAATGTTTGTAAAGTTATACGTTAAGCCTAAAAGTAGTTAGGTTTAATAAAAATTCACATATACAGGAAAGATTGGTAACATTACTTGAATAGAGACCGTTATTGTAATTATGCCAAAACGTACAGATATAGAATCTATATTAGTAATAGGGGCAGGCCCAATAGTTATAGGTCAGGCGTGTGAGTTTGATTATTCCGGAACGCAAAGCTGTAAAGTATTAAAAAGTGAAGGTTATAAAGTCATTTTGGTTAACTCCAACCCCGCAACTATAATGACAGATCCTGAATTCTCTGATGCAACTTATATTGAGCCGGTACTGCCTGAAATCATAGAGAAAATTATAATTAAGGAGAGGCCAGACGCAATATTGCCAACAATGGGCGGGCAAACAGCACTCAATTGCGCAATAAAACTTGCAGGTGATGGAGTGTTAGACAAATACAACGTAGAATTAATAGGAGTAAATAGAGAAGCAATAAAAAAAGCAGAAGATAGGGAATTATTTCGCCAATCCATGGATAAAATAGGGCTAAAATACCCCAAAAGTGTCATTATAAAAAATCAAGAACAAATAAAAAAGGCTTTGGATTACGTTGGATTACCAGCAATCATCCGCTCATCATTCACCCTTGGTGGTGCAGGTAGCGGCATAGCATATAATAAAGAGGAGTTTTTCAATATCGCAGAAAGTGCTCTCAAAATTTCGCCAATAAATGAAGTTCAGATAGATGAATCAATTATTGGCTGGAAAGAATATGAAATGGAAGTTATCCGTGACTGCAAGGATAACTGTATAATAGTGTGTTCAATAGAAAATGTTGATCCAATGGGAGTGCACACCGGAGATAGTATCACAGTTGCTCCTGCTTTAACTCTGCGTGATGCTGAATATCAACAAATGAGAAATGCATCTATAGCAGTGTTGAGAGAAATTGATGTTAGCGCCGGTGGTGCAAATGTTCAGTTTGCAGTGAATCCTAAAGAAGATGGAAGCCTCGTTGTGATTGAAATGAATCCAAGGGTTTCTCGCTCTTCTGCACTTGCCTCAAAAGCAACAGGCTATCCTATTGCAAAAGTTGTAACTAAACTTGCTATTGGCTATTCGCTCGATGAAATACGTAACGACTGCGCTCCAATAATACCAGCAGCATTCGAACCAGTGATTGATTATATCGTCACTAAAATTCCTCGATTTGAGTTTGAGAAATTTAAGGGGACAAATTGTGAATTATCAACCTCCATGAAATCAGTGGGAGAAGTGATGTCAATTGGCCGCACTTTTAATGAGTCACTGCAGAAAGCTTTTTGTTCACTTGAAACAGGGCTAACAGGACTTGATGAAGTGTTTTCTGAAGACACAGATGTTAAATCTCAGTTAGCAAAATTGCTACCAAATAGATTACTGATTGCTGCTGATGCAATGCGCCACGGAATTAGCATAGAAGAAATAAATTCGATTACAGGATATGACTTATGGTTTCTGCAAAATATACAGCAAATCATCGTGGCTGAACAAAAAATCAAGGAAAATGGCCTTCCTGGAACTGCACATGAAATATTAGAGCTGAAAAAAATGGGATTTTCAGACGCAAGATTAGCAAAATTAAGTAATAGACCTACCTCTGTCATCCCAGTACTTGATACTGGGATCCAAGAAAAAAATAGGTGGATTCCAGTGTCACGCACTGGAATGACATCAGAGCAAATTGAAGCAATAAGGAAAAAATTTGGCATTAAACAAATTTATAAGCGTGTAGACACCTGTGCAGCTGAATTTGAATCAAGCACTGCTTATATGTATGGCTGTTATGAGGGTGATGTTAAAAATCAAACGGAATGTGAGGCGAATATTTCGGATCGAAAAAAAGTTGTCATTTTAGGTAGTGGACCAAACCGCATTGGTCAGGGTATTGAATTTGACTACGCGTGCGTTCATGCAGTTTCTGCAGCCAAAGAAATGGGATATGAAACAATAATGATTAACTGTAATCCAGAAACCGTTTCAACTGATTATGATACTGCTGATCGTTTATATTTTGCACCACTCATTGCAGAGGATGTGCTTGAAATACTAAGTAAAGAGCAAGAAGATGGCACACTGGTTGGTGTAATAGTTCAAATAGGTGGTCAAACACCTTTAAAGTTAGCCAAAGTGCTTAACGAGAGAGGTTTTAATATCTTGGGTACATCTTTTGATTCTATTGACCTTGCAGAAGATCGCATGAGGTTTAAAAATCTTGCTTTGCAGCTTAATTTAAAACAACCTGAAAACTCTATCTGCTATTCAGTGGAAGAAGCGTTAACCAACGCAGAAAAGGTGGGGTTTCCACTAGTAGTCAGGCCATCATATGTCCTCGGTGGTCAGTCTATGTCAATTCTGCATGATATTGATAGTTTCAAAAGGTACGTCCTGAATCACACTAAAATCTTTGAGTATGGTTCGCTGCTTCTTGATAAATTTTTAGTCAATGCAGTTGAGATTGATGTTGATGCTGTGTGTGATGGGAAAAAAGTTTTCATTGCAGCGGTCATGGAGCATATTGAAGAAGCTGGTATCCACTCTGGCGATTCAACATGCTCAATACCGACAAATACATTGAGTGACGAAGTAATAAAAGAGATCGAGCTCCAAACTGAGAGAATAGCATTAGCATTAAAAGTGAAAGGCCTGATAAACATTCAGTTTGCTGTTCAAGGGAGTGACGTATACATACTTGAAGTTAATCCTAGAGCTAGTCGTACAGTTCCTTTTGTTTCTAAAGTAATCAATGTTCCTATTGCAAAGCTCGCTACTGAAGTTATTTTAGGCAAAAAATTAGATCAAGAGAAAAAATCTCTCGATCACTTTGCTATTAAAGCTGCAGTTTTTCCATTCATGCGCTTTTCGGAAACTGATATCCTACTTGGTCCTGAGATGAAGTCAACAGGAGAAGTGATGGGAATCGACTTATCCTTCGAGGCAGCACTTGCAAAAGTGCACATAGCTGCAGGATACAAATTACCAACAGAAGGAACAGCTTTAGTTTCAGTAAAAGATGATGATAAAGAGTATATATTACCTGTTGCACGAATGTTGAAAGAACTGAGCTTTGAAATATATGCAACCAAAGGCACAGCTTTGTATCTGAATAATAACGGCATTGTTGCAAAAGCTGTAAATAAAGTGAGAGAAGGCAGACCCCACATAGTTGATATGCTCAAAGATGGAAAAATAAATCTAGTGATCAATACTTCAAAAGGTGTAAAATCAGTTTCAGATAGCAAA is a window from the Wolbachia endosymbiont of Armadillidium arcangelii genome containing:
- the carB gene encoding carbamoyl-phosphate synthase large subunit — its product is MPKRTDIESILVIGAGPIVIGQACEFDYSGTQSCKVLKSEGYKVILVNSNPATIMTDPEFSDATYIEPVLPEIIEKIIIKERPDAILPTMGGQTALNCAIKLAGDGVLDKYNVELIGVNREAIKKAEDRELFRQSMDKIGLKYPKSVIIKNQEQIKKALDYVGLPAIIRSSFTLGGAGSGIAYNKEEFFNIAESALKISPINEVQIDESIIGWKEYEMEVIRDCKDNCIIVCSIENVDPMGVHTGDSITVAPALTLRDAEYQQMRNASIAVLREIDVSAGGANVQFAVNPKEDGSLVVIEMNPRVSRSSALASKATGYPIAKVVTKLAIGYSLDEIRNDCAPIIPAAFEPVIDYIVTKIPRFEFEKFKGTNCELSTSMKSVGEVMSIGRTFNESLQKAFCSLETGLTGLDEVFSEDTDVKSQLAKLLPNRLLIAADAMRHGISIEEINSITGYDLWFLQNIQQIIVAEQKIKENGLPGTAHEILELKKMGFSDARLAKLSNRPTSVIPVLDTGIQEKNRWIPVSRTGMTSEQIEAIRKKFGIKQIYKRVDTCAAEFESSTAYMYGCYEGDVKNQTECEANISDRKKVVILGSGPNRIGQGIEFDYACVHAVSAAKEMGYETIMINCNPETVSTDYDTADRLYFAPLIAEDVLEILSKEQEDGTLVGVIVQIGGQTPLKLAKVLNERGFNILGTSFDSIDLAEDRMRFKNLALQLNLKQPENSICYSVEEALTNAEKVGFPLVVRPSYVLGGQSMSILHDIDSFKRYVLNHTKIFEYGSLLLDKFLVNAVEIDVDAVCDGKKVFIAAVMEHIEEAGIHSGDSTCSIPTNTLSDEVIKEIELQTERIALALKVKGLINIQFAVQGSDVYILEVNPRASRTVPFVSKVINVPIAKLATEVILGKKLDQEKKSLDHFAIKAAVFPFMRFSETDILLGPEMKSTGEVMGIDLSFEAALAKVHIAAGYKLPTEGTALVSVKDDDKEYILPVARMLKELSFEIYATKGTALYLNNNGIVAKAVNKVREGRPHIVDMLKDGKINLVINTSKGVKSVSDSKDIRRTAILQNIAYSTTASGSKALVLAIQYVKNSNLEVKSLQQVQNV